From the genome of Astatotilapia calliptera chromosome 3, fAstCal1.2, whole genome shotgun sequence:
cagtttgccCTTTGACATTTACACTGTTCAGTTTATGGTGTACAGTACAAAGCTGCACTACTTCCTTCAGATaaactgtaaaattaaaaaaaaaacctgtttcatttttttattgatgTGCTGATACTagtgttttattaataataaataatactaACTGTGAATGGAAAGCACGTGTCGGTGTCAGTACGCCACTGACTGAACacttgagtttttgttttttgtttttttaactagtAGAGTGCACCCTGCCatagtttccttttttaatttaaggaaTTACATTCTGAAAATAGTAATAAATAACgagacactgggaaaaaaaagctaaaacatgAATCCTTTACCCAACTTAAACAATTTGATtaatacatttgctttttatgaTGAGTCACATTTTCtatctattttttatttccaattttttatgatggttttcttttttatatctaCATCTGgaaatattttagttttgtaTAATTTTTCACTCCTTCAACTCCAGTCGGCCTAAATTCATCTTGTTGGTGGGCTGGTTCTGCTCCCCAGGCCTCGTGTTTGACACCACTGCTTTAAACTGTAACTGCAGATCTTGTTTGAGCTTCATGATTGACTCCACGTCACTTTCTTAGCCACACATTTCTTGGCAGACATGTTCATTTTCTTAGCTTAGAGCCAATCAAGTGTGGGCCACTGTCAGTATGATGGAAGGTCACAGTCAGAGATCTACTTCAAGCTGAGCATGAATCCTTTAGATTCGACTAAACAGCTTCTATGATGGTTTTAATGTGACTTATGATAGATTGGTTTTGTTGTTGAGCAGCTCTGAATCCAGACGTTTAGCTCATTGACTTGAGCCCCTTTGTTATTAGCACGTGTTTATAACCCCACCCTCAGTCTGTTCTCCTTCCTCAAAAGACAAGCAGCCACTGAACAAAAACGCACCTGTTTTCACGCTCAGAAACTTTTAGCTGTATTGAAAAACTTCTCTTTAAACTCCTCGGCAGGGTTTAAACTGGGATATTCTGTTTTGGGGAAATCTCACCATCCTATGGATATTTCTCAAACTCGGAACATTGAAGCGGAAATGGCTGCTCGGACATCTGAGCGTCTCTGCTGGACTCACTGTGTCTGCAGGTGAGCGTTAACTAACATAAGCGATTTCTTCATATTTATTAGATTTCCAAACTTGCTCATAAGTAAACCATGTGAGACCTGCCTGCAGATAAACAGTTAAGGAAACCATAACTCCGGAGcgggttaaatatatattttcttttttgtttgctgaCTCCAAAAACAGAAACGTTCAGTCAGAGACGATGTGAGGAAATTAAAAAACTTCCTGCTTCTCGCTGTGCGCGCTCAGATCAAAACAGgccgttttgtttttgtcttgtgcGCGTAACCGACCGCTTGAGCGTTTCCCACTTCACTCAGAGAAAGGATcagaaaacagctgacagagaGCTACAAAGTAAAGCCTTTAAATATACGAGGAAACATGATGCATTAGTGGTGCAAATGAGATGCGAAAGCATTGCTGGGCATTAACGAGAAGCTTTTGTGCGCGCACACTTTGAGCGAGAAACGTAAGACACGGTTCAGCAGCATTATAAACCGCGTTCTTACAGCACAGAATCTACAAACAGCCTAAAACACACTGAGAAGGGAAACTGAAGATTACAGCTGATTTTAACCTGGAAGTCAGAAGAGTTACTATGGTTACCCACTGAAGACTGAGTTTGTCCATCTCGCTGTTTGcgacatctgctgctgtcagaacatttaaaacacaaaatctgaggatttcttgtttctgttgtcGCTCCACAGGACACAGCATGTATCCGGGCATACACCCAGCCTGAAGCGAACACGTTCATCCATCGAAGCTCAACATACAACTCTAATTTCAAACTTGTATTTAAACAGATCGGACTGAAATATGACGGGCGCAGTCACATTGAGCTGCTGAGGTTAATACAATTAGGTTTTTCCCAGTGATTTCTTCAGtagcttgtgttttcttccccccccccttttttttacaGGGGAAATGCGCTTTACTAAGCGCTAGATCAACCGCTGCGTTGCAAGCTAATCGATCCGTGAAGCAGCCTCGTAAATAGAGGTGTGACAGCTGTGTCGCTTTGAATAACTTCTTTGAAACCCTGTGACTTCTTCGCTTTCATTTGCTTTAGTCTTCCTCCTGTTCTGCTCAGTGTGCAGCTGCTCCGCCGTGTCCGTCCACCTATCAGACTTTAGATGACTTCTTTAATAATCTTCCTGTATTTATCCCTAATTGTTTCATCTATAGGTgagtgaaatggtaaatggtaaatggcctgcatttgtatcgcgctttactcagtccctaaggaccccaaagcgctttacactacattcagtcattcacccattcacacacaggcaaTGGAGTGAAACTGAGcatgtttatattttaattcGTGTCAAACTTCAAAGCTAAACTAAAAAGAGTaactaaattaatatttttccgtgtagagaaaaaaattaacttGAATTGTTCAAAACATGACTAAATGTATTTTCCCTGTCACTTTTCATAGATCTTGATTAAGGCAATGAGTTCAGTTCACTCAAGTCTTTAACAATGAAACTCAAAAAATAACTCTTCGAATAACAATCATGGAAAGAATTTCCACGTattttaaattgctttattttatttttttagcattaTGCAATTCTGTTATTCCAATTTGATGAAATGTGGAAATCCTTTCCATGATTATTTTAAGTTCATTCTTTAGAGTTTTCAACAAAGTCTAGCGTCTGGTtaacatacatttttaatgggTTTATAACAACTTCCACTTCATCCATCCTGGGATAGTGTTTACTCAAATGTTCAGATATTTAAGATCTTGAAAGCAGTTTTACGAGTCCATGCCCCCCTCAAAATACAGCCCTGGTAAAAATGCGTTAGCAAGCTATAACAGCCCATTTGTCTGTATCCATTTTCACACTGATGCTTAGGCAAGATGTGTTGTTATCAAGTCTGACACTTCTGACACTTGTTAAGTGATAATTTTTACCATGCACGACgctgtgacagagttcagtagCAGCCTGTCAGTCATTGAAATCAACACCAAGAAGGCAGGCTTATTGTTGCTTCTAGAGCCCCCCGAGATGTCATAGGGGATTGTATCAAATATGAGAAGTTTGCTCTTTAAAGTGTGTTTAACATGGTAAACTGTGTATTTCAACCATAACTGTGATAAGATGGGGAGTTTTTTAGAGGTTCTGAGGAAATCTCATCTGTCCCATGACTCTAATAGCCATTATTATTGGGGGATTTTACTATGCAACGATGAGTTGATGTGAAAGTGATTCATGATAACGCGTGGGATTTTCACAGTTGTGGTGATCTAAATCATTAAAAATTTTACTCTAATAtgagaaaacatgtttttcctaAACTATCATTTTAACATTATTAGTTGtgttcatgtttaaaatgtgatccctGTGTCTAAACGTGTTAAGAGACTACctggaaatgaaaaatatcTCACAGAAGAAGCATTTCCTCAAAGGTTTAAACTGTTAATGCTGCTCTCAGTTCAGCTCAGGATGTCGCTGAATGTGTGTGAAATGAAAATCATTAACAGCAGTCTGACATCAGTCACTGTCTTTTGTGCAGGAGGTAGTTTAAAGCAAAGAGGGACCACCGACTGGACATCAAACACATCATCACAGATGTGTGCTCAGGTGAAAACCATCTGACAGCCTTACAAGGCATTTGTGATCACATGCTTGGTATCAGAGGACAAAATAATATCAAAGAGGAGTGTTTTATTGATGATAATGTTTCATTATCTGGGCTAATATCGTTCACGAGTGCTTTAAATCCAATTGGAAAAAACTGGTGAAGGACTTTTACAGACTCACACTGAGCTGGAACCTGTGGTCAGAGGAGTTATCTTATTGTGAACACGATATCTCCTGAACAACTTCAAATAATAGGATCATGTTTAACATAGATGTTCAAATGGACTCCTTGATCACAGACAAAAGCTGAGGTGAAGCCTTGCGGGCAGGTACAACCACCTCTGTTAGGTCCACGTTAATCAAGTGTTTTCCTCATTTCTAGCCTCGGCATCATCCATATGGAGTTATTAGAAAAGGGGAAATTAGATACGAAGACCCAAACAGTTTAAAGTCTGTAGACTGCTTATTTTGCCGTTCTAAGATAATAGTTAATACAAACAGTCTCTTTTGAAGCTGTAAGTGAACATTAGAGGTCCTGCATTTTGTACTGCTTCTGGATTGACTTGTTTTTACAGCCACAGAGGTTGAAAATGTACTTTTAGTTTACGcaaatgctaaatgtaaattaataaatacaataaataaataaataaaacacaatgatcATGTTCAAGATATCTCGGTGTACTTttagacatttaaaaagaaaaatctgcctGCActggatgaaaagaaaaaggtttccATGACATTTTCACACTTGTGATGTGTGGAACCACAAACACCCTTTTTTCCTCTGACATCATTTCAGGCTTTTTTTGGATCAACTGtggtgtgttcagttttaaatATCCTGTTTTaacagtgggaaaaaaagattgattcttttcttttctgcagcAGGATGTGCAGGCGAAGCTTGAAGAGGACGTCACTCTTCAGTGTCAGATTTCCACAGATGAAAGAATCTCGGTGTTgaagtggagcagagctgacctgaACACAGACGGCTACGTCTACTTCTACAGGAACAAACGATTCTATGAAAACTACCAACATCCATCTTTTCATGGCCGAGTGAAGCTGAAGCACCcagagatgaaggatggagacgtttCTGTGATCCTGAAGAACGTCACATTTAATGACACTGGGATGTATGAGTGTCATGTAGCTGTGAGGAACCCTGTGAGAAGTAAAAGAGTTCACACTGAGATCAGTCACTTCATCAACCTCACAGTCACAGGTGAGTTTGTCTACACGCCCTGAAAACTGCATCGCGCCCCAGTTTTTTGGGCCAGTTATAATTTTGTGCAGTTTTGACATAGTGGGTGGATGACCATGTGATGGGTGAAGTCATAGCATGCTGCTAACTCTGTGGATGATCAACAGCAAAACTCTGACAGCTGATGTTTTCTCTGCAGGTGAAACGGATAAAACCTTGTTGGAACAGCAGCTGAAGAAAAAAGGAGCTACAGACGGAACATGTATGATGGAAAAGCAGAAACTCTGAGTATTCagcttgttgttgttattgttctcATCACTGCTGTCATTGGGTTTATGGTATTTCTGAGATTTAAAAGAAGTAAGGAGCAGTTTCCAGCCAAGCCTAGTGATAAGAGGGAGGAAATGGCCTGAAATGTTACTTTCTTTACGATGCAATAAAGAGCACCTCAAGatgatttcatgttatttctgaATGTATATCAAGTATTTACATGCTGTGTATGATCCTATTGGATTATCTCAAAGTTCCCACCTGAACCCATTTGAGAATCTTTTAGATGTGCTGACAGCTGTAAGTCAAGATAAATGTTGTCCTTGCACATGCAAAGTGAAGCAACGAACtgttaacagcagctaacagcttGGTTGTTAAGGAGATAAACATGGTCCCTACAAGAATTGGCACCCTGATGTAGTGCATTCTGGGTAGCATTCAGAGGGTCATATGGATAAGTTGGGATAAGTTGCTGCTCAAAACAAAGGTCTTGTATTAATACCAGAATCAACTGTTAAATATAGAAACAGCACTGGTGTTCACATTCAGTtcccttttatttatatagtcaCATTTCACAGTAGGTTTGACTTCGAGGTGCTTTATGCTGTCAGGTTAATACCCTACAATAGCAAAAAGCTCCAACAATCAAGctgtgaacaagcacttggGTAGACAGGGTAGACACTTTATATTCAACCATCAAACAAAAGAAGCTTCAGTGACACTGAAATTACACGTAACTTAAACTTCCAGTTCCAGAGAGTTTCAGAGCTCAGAGTACACATGACACTTGGTGCCTTTTAATTCGCCTTATCTCTGACGCATTTTTTAGCCCTCATAACTTGATTAGTAAAACACatatgaaaacatgaaattttCAGGGCTTTAAAACACAATTAAGCTTTGTCTCATTCAATCTAAATGTCAGAATCTGAAGGCAGTGAAGTGTTTAATAAAGACATCACAGATGTtatcctccacatcttctcagcTCTTGATATTTCTCCAGTTCTCGTGTTCCTTGTTCCTGATGTTGCCGTCACTCAGTATAGTCACATCTGTTCCTCTGCTTGTTCACCACTGCTAGATCTGGTTAGTTAGCCATAACCAGTTTTTTCTCGTCTGTATCTGAGCTTAGCTCCAATATGAGCTAAGCTCtgagtgccctcttgtggcaCATTTATTAATTGTttagaatatatttatattctaaACAATAGAATAGCTGAGTGtgaaagcgaagctctcaatttaccggtcgatctacgtccctaccctcacctatggccacgagctgtgggtagtgaccgaaagaacgagatcgcggatacaagcggcagaaatgagcttcctccgaagggtggctggcctctcccttagagatagggtgagaagttcggccatccgggaggggtcagagtagagcagctgctgctccacatcgaaaggagccagctgaggtggttcgggcatctgacaaggatgccccctgggcgcctcctgggcgaggtgttccaggcatgtcccaccgggaggaggccccggggcagacccaggacacgctggagagattatatctctcggctggcctgggaacgccttggtattcccccggacaagctggaggaggtggctggggagagggaggtctggacctctttgcttaggctgctgcccccgcgacccggcctcggataaagcggatgaagatggatggatggatggatatttatatatatttatataatatatttattgcATTCATGTTCAGCTAAATTGCAGTGATGTAACTACTTAATAGCACAGTAGTGTGGGTGTTTGAAGCCTGTGAAATtccttatttttgtaatttcctTTTGGCTCCTGTTTGCAGAAACCACACAATACCCAACCCTCATGTACCACTACActgaatataaaataaactgCATCTGTTGGAACTCTACATCTGGATGTCAACCTCTCCTTCTGATCCAGGATAACCACAGTAGCACAATCCAGCATTAAAAAGATTTTACACCATCCTCCACAGCAGtactttttattaataatcaaAGTCCTCCTGATTGTGACTGGAAAGCATTTATTCCCGAACCTCTAAACTGTTAGTGTCAGTGCTCTGGTCTCTAAAGGTTTAGATTAAGATGTTGTTCATATGTCCAGAGTGTAATGGACCACAAATGTTGCTCTATATAgtctaagaataaaaatatgggaCTGTTaagaagcgccttgaggcgacttttgttgtgatttggcgctatataaataaaattgaattgaattgaattgaaaattgaaagTTTCAGGTGACCACTGAAATAATAGCTGATAA
Proteins encoded in this window:
- the LOC113019506 gene encoding myelin-oligodendrocyte glycoprotein-like, which translates into the protein MTSLIIFLYLSLIVSSIGGSLKQRGTTDWTSNTSSQMCAQQDVQAKLEEDVTLQCQISTDERISVLKWSRADLNTDGYVYFYRNKRFYENYQHPSFHGRVKLKHPEMKDGDVSVILKNVTFNDTGMYECHVAVRNPVRSKRVHTEISHFINLTVTGETDKTLLEQQLKKKGATDGTCMMEKQKL